In one Chloroflexota bacterium genomic region, the following are encoded:
- a CDS encoding type II secretion system GspH family protein, which yields MRLPKRGEKGFTLIELLIVVAILGVLAAVVIPNVGRFIGRGEAEAGETEFSNVQAAVVAMMVDNQLSTLPTGFVADAGSATDNMSLFPHPTAATVTVKVNDPDGT from the coding sequence ATGAGATTGCCGAAGAGAGGCGAGAAGGGTTTCACGCTCATCGAGCTGCTTATCGTGGTGGCCATCCTCGGCGTGCTGGCGGCAGTGGTCATCCCCAACGTGGGGCGGTTCATCGGACGAGGTGAGGCGGAGGCAGGGGAAACCGAGTTCAGCAACGTACAGGCAGCGGTAGTCGCCATGATGGTTGATAACCAGTTGAGCACCCTGCCGACTGGCTTTGTAGCAGATGCTGGTAGCGCCACCGACAACATGAGCCTGTTCCCACATCCTACGGCAGCTACCGTAACCGTCAAGGTAAATGACCCGGATGGGACT